The region GGACCGGATCTGCCACGACTACATCGTGGACGTGCTGGACGCGGTGCCGGTCAACATCGGCTACAACGGCTATCCGAAGACGATCTGCACTTCGGTCAATCACGTCATCTGCCACGGCATTCCTTCCGACCGGGCCCTGAAGGACGGCGACATCGTCAATATCGACGTCGCCCTGACCAAGGACGGCTGGCATGGCGACACCAGTCGCATGTATTTTGTCGGCGAGCCGGGCATTCTGGCGAAGCGGCTGGTGACCGCGACCTATGAAGCAATGCGCGCCGGCATTCTCGCGGTGAGGCCGGGAGCGACCTTGGGCGATATCGGCCATGCCATTCAATCGGTCGCGCACAAGGAGGGTTTCAGCGTGGTGCGCGAATACTGCGGTCACGGCATCGGCCGGATTTATCACGAAGATCTGCAGATTCTGCACTACGGCCAACCGGGCGCCGGCCTGCCGCTGCAAACCGGAATGGTGTTCACCATCGAGCCGATGATCAACGCCGGCAAGCGGCATTCGAAGGAAATGCCCGACGGCTGGACCGTCGTCACCAAGGACCACTCGCTGTCCGCGCAATGGGAGCACATGGTCGCGGTGACGGACACCGGGTTTGAGGTGCTGACGCCGTGGCCTGACGGGGTGGGGGAGTATTCGGCGCTTGCGTCCTGATGCAAAAAAAGCCCGGGTATCCGGGCTTTTTTATCGCTTTGTATAATCTTGAAATTGTATTTCGATGCAGGAAGACCATGGAATTGGCAAGACTGGAAAAGCAGCTGGGCTTTCTGAGAGAAATCGACCGGCTGAAAACGGTGGTGCGGCAATCGCCATTGCTCGACCGAAGCCGCAGGGAAAATTCCGCCGAGCATTCCTGGCATCTGGCCATGTACGCCTTGCTGCTGAGCGAGTACGCCAACGGCACCGTGGACTCAAATCGCGTCATCCGCATGCTTTTGCTGCACGATATCGTCGAGATCGACGTCGGCGATTTCCCTATTCACGGCGGGTCTTCAGCGGCGGTGCAGGCGGAGCAGGAGGTCAAGGCGGCGGAGCGCTTGTTTGGCATGTTGCCCGAAAACCAGGGCGATCAGTTTCTGGCACTGTGGCAGGAATTCGAACGGGCGGAAACCGAGGACGCAAAATTCGCCAAGGCGCTGGACCGCTTCCAGCCGCTGCTGATCAACATATTTACCGGCGGCGGAACCTGGACGGAGAACGGGGTTTCGCTGGAGCAGGTGCTGTCGCGCTACGGTCCGGTGATTCAGAAAGGCGCGCCGCAACTGTGGACGGCGTGTGAGCAGTGGGTAGCAAGGCATTTCGCGCGATAAATCTTGGCGCAGCGTCAGCAATACGTGCGTATTGCAATTGAGTTAGAAGCCACACGGGAGATATTGAGTGAAGTTTAAATTTCCGGTAACTGCCGGGGTATACAGCCCGCAAAGTTTGATGAAGGCGGAGGACTTTCTTGACGCTGTGCAGACTTACTGCACTCATTTCCCTCTGATGTTGCCGGAACAATGGGGCTGGTGGGAACCGCTTGACCGGAGCTTCGATGCAGGAAATCTGACCGATCTGATCCCTGAGAAGGGAGCGTGCGAAACGGTCTACTGGCAACGTAAAAGATCACCGAAAATGGAGGGGACTTTCGATGTCCGCTGGCAAAGCAAATCAACTCAGGTTTCCAGCACACATGCGAAGATCGGTTTTACTTCGGAGTTGGGGAAGATAGATCAAACGACTCTCCTCGGCTATCTGAAAACTGCCAGCGAGTATTCAAAAGCGGATTTTGCATTCGTTGACGTGCTTGCAGAGCAGTACAGGGATTTCGCGATCGCAAGCGGTTCTGCGCCGTACGGAGAGCGCTTCATGTTTTTTACCCATCTTCTGCGGCACTGGCTCCCCGATGTGTTCTGGGGAACAGTCTTCGGCCCGCCTTATGTGCGTCTTTTGGGAAAAGATCGTCTTCTGAGCGCACCGGCATACCTTGTGGAAGAGTTGGGGGCTGAAACTATTTATGTGCAACTGACCGAAAATCTCACGGACGTGGTGGAAGACGGCAATGCGATTCAGTCTTTCCGGACGGCCTTCAAACAGCATTTCCGAGACGACGTATTCTTTGTTCCCGAAAAGGCCTATGACAGATCGGAGCGCGGTCCGGTCGGCGATGTCTTTGCGACTCCGGTATTCGAATTGATCGCCGATTGAGGGCATTCACGTCTGGACCCGGCTGCCGTCAACATGCGCGCAGCAACCGGTCCGATACGTCATTTCTCAGCATCCGTTTCACTACTTCCGCAACTCGCTCGGCGCCTTCCCAGTCCATCGCTTCAACGCCCTCCTGAAATTGGCACCATCGCTGAATCCCAACAGCATCGCAATGTCGTCCGTGCTCATCTGCGTGGTGCGCAGGTATTCCAGCGCCAGTGAGCAGCGCACGTCGTCGGTGATGGCGACGAATGAGGTTCCTTCCGCCTCCAGGCGCCGGCGCAGTGTGCGGCTGGTCATCTTCAGCGCGTCAGCCACGCCTTCCATGTCGGGGAACACGCCGGGCTTGCTCATCAGCACCTGATACACCTCGCCGGCTACGCCGACCGACACTTTGGATTGTCCGATCAGGCGGTCGCACATGTTCTGCAGCAGCTTCGCCGTCAGCTTGTGCGCCAGTTGCGGCTGCTGTCCCAGGATGGCGCTGTCGTAGACCAGCTCGCACGCTTCCTGGTCGAAATAGCAGGGGCAGCCGATGTAGTCGCTGTAGATCGCCGCATGCGCCGGCGCCGGATAGGAGAAGCAGGCCTTGAGCGGCGGGCAGCTGTGACCGGCGACGTCTTGCAGGTGCGTCACGTGCTGGGTGAACTGCTGCTCGACGATGAATTCGCGCAACTCGCGCGACGGGCTGGAAATGAACGCGTCCGGAAATGACCAGACCGCGCGATCGGGATACTCGGTCCAGTCGATTTTCAGCGTCGGTGTCGCGAGGCTATGGTATTTCACGCCCAGCTTGAAATAGTCGCGTAGCGACAGGCAGGACATCAGCGCGTAACCGTACATGCCGTAAGCCGACAGATGCAGGCGCCCGCCGACCTTGAACGGCGTGGCAGGATCGGTCGACAGCGCGATGGCGTTCTTGCAGACCGTGGCGTACTGGCGCACCGAGGTCAGTATCGACGCATCGTAAATCTGGTCCGGCCTGACGCCGCTTCCCTCCAGGCAGTCCTCCGCAGAGATGCCCTGTTCCGCCAGCACTTCGACCAGCGCCGCGATCTTGTAAGGCGCATAAAGAGGCTCATTGAGCATGGTGATCGGCGACAAATTAACTCCTTGAAGATTGTCCGAATATGACTTCTCAGTGTCCGTTAAAGACCTTACTTCGGTGACTTTAACTGATTATGATCGGTCCCACAATGAAGCTGATCCGTGCGCGGCATCTTCTTAAAAATACAAGCAAGGAGACTGGTTGATGGGGATGGGGTGCGTTTTCATCTGCTCAACCGCGGCTTGCTGTCGTTTTCAATTTCGTCAAAGAATGCCAAATGAGTAAAACCAGCAAGAAGGTCATCATCTCGTGCGCCGTCACCGGCGCTACCCATGTTCCCTCCATGTCGGCATACCTGCCGATCACGCCGGCGCAGATCCGCGACCAGGCGATCGAGGCGGCCGAGGCCGGCGCAGCGATCATCCATTTGCATGCGCGCGATCCCGTGGACGGCCGTCCGACGCCGGACCCGGCCGTGTTTCGCCAGTTCGTTCCCGATATCGCCAAGGCCACCGACGCGGTCATCAACATCACCACCGGCGGCAGCACCCGCATGACGCTGGCCGAACGCCTCGCCTATCCGCGCCTGCTGCAGCCGGAGATGTGCTCGCTCAACATGGGATCGATGAATTTTTCCATCCACCCGGTCGCGGCGAAGATCACGGACTGGCGGTATGGCTGGGAGAAGGATTACGTCGAAGGCATGGAAGACACGATCTTCAAGAACACCTTCAGCGACATCAAGCAGATCATGCTCGAGCTGGGTGCGCAGGGCACGCGCTTCGAGTTCGAGTGCTACGACGTCAGCCACTTGTACAACCTGGCGCACTTTGTCGAGCAGGGACTGGTGAAGGCGCCGTTCTTCATCCAGGCGGCGTTCGGCATCCTCGGCGGCATCGGTGCCGATCCGGAAAACATGAGCGTCATGCGCGCCACCGCAGACCGGCTGTTCGGACGCGAGAACTATCACTTCTCGGTACTCGGGGCAGGACGGCATCAGCTGTCTCTGGTGACCATGGCAGCGATCCTGGGCGGCAATGTGCGCGTCGGCCTGGAAGACAGCGTCTACATCGCCAAGGGCGTGAAGGCGGAGAGCAACGCGCAGCAGGTGCGCAAGATTCGCCACATCCTCGAAGAACTCTCGTTCGACATTGCGACGCCGGCGGAAGCGCGCGAAATGCTGGGCCTCAAGGGCGGCGACAAGATTTCCCCCTGAGTTTGCTTCATCCAAAACAAATACTGAATATTTTCAGGAGACATCATGACCAACAACACCGTACCAGGCGACGCCGGTTTGCACCGGCTTGCCACGCACAAGGCTTTTCTGAAGCTGATTCCCTTGATGTGCGCGATCTACTTCATGTCCTTTCTCGACCGCACCAACGTCGCGCTGGCGAAGATCCATCTCGCCGCCGACGTCGGCATCAGCGCTGCGGCGTATGGACTCGGTTCGGGCATCTTCTTCATCGGCTACGCGCTGCTGGAAGTACCCAGCAACCTGGCCGCGCATCGCTTCGGCCCGCGCCGATGGATTTCCCGCATCGCGGTGACGTGGGGCATCCTGTCCACCGCAATGATGTTCGTCTCGGGCGAGTGGTCGTTTTATATCCTGCGCGTCCTGCTGGGCATCGCCGAAGCAGGCCTGTTCCCGGCGCTGATGTACATGGTGACGCTGTGGTTCGCCGGCAAGGACAGGGCCGTCGCCATCGGCTGGATTTACACCGCACCGGCGCTGGCGCTGATGCTGGGCAATCCCATCGGCGGCGCGCTCATGCAGCTCGACGGCATGGGCGGACTGCACGGTTGGCAATGGATGTTCATGATTGAAGGACTGCCCAGCGTTTTGCTCGGGATCCTGCTGTACTTCAAGCTTCCCGACCGGCCCGGCGACGCCAGGTGGCTGACGCCGGCCGAAGCGAAATCGCTGGAGCAGCACGCCGTCATCGATGCGCCGCAGCACGCGAACACATCTTCCGGCGACTGGATGGCGGCCTTGAAACGTCCCACCACGATTCTGATCGGCCTGATCTATTTCCTCAACCAGGTTGCCTTTGTCGGACTGTACTTCTTCACCCCGGCCATGGTCAGCCAGATGCACATCAGCTCGCCGCTGATCGTGGGCCTGCTCTCGGCCAGCGTCGGCATGGGCTTCCTGATCGGGGTGCTGGTGTTGCCGCGCATTCATCGCCGCGTCAGCAGCGACGCCGTCTATCTGGGTGTGCTGACCATGGGGCTGGTGCTGTGCGCGATTGCCTTCATCGCCACTGCCAGCTTCGGCGGCAAGATCGCGCTGTTCGTCGTGACGGCGTTCTTCGCCGGCGGCGTGCTGCCGTCCTACTGGTCGATTGCCATGAAACGCATGCAAGGCGTGCAGGCCGCAGCCGGACTGGCCTTCATCAACACCATCGGTTTGCTGGGCGGCTTCGTCGGTCCTTACCTGTTCGGCATGGCGGAGACGGCCACCGGGCGCAGCAACGCCGGCTTCAACGTCATCCTCGGGGCGGCGATTCTCGGTCTCTTGCTGGTGCCGCTGCTGGCGCGATCCATCAGGAATGAATCGGTGCGCTAATTTGAATTCAAATCAGGAAAGAAGAGCAATGAGATTACGTGGAAATGTGGCGATCGTGACCGGCGCCGCGCAAGGCATCGGCAAGGCGACGGCATTGAAGTTTGCGCGCGAAGGCGCCACGGTCATCGTGTGCGACCTCGATGCGGAGGCGGTCGCCGCAGCGGTGCAGGCATGCCGTGCGGCGGGCGGCGAGGCCGAAGGCTTTCAACTGGACGTGACCTCGCGCGACAGCCTCGACGAGATGGTGGAAGCCGTGAAGCAGAAATACGGCCGCATCGACACCCTGGTCAACAACGCCGGCATCACCCGCGATGCGCGCCTGCAGAAGATGACCGCGCGCCAGTTCGAAGAAGTCATCGACGTCAATCTGCGCGCCGTGTTCAACGCCTCGCAGGCGGTGGTCGACACCATGATC is a window of Herbaspirillum hiltneri N3 DNA encoding:
- the map gene encoding type I methionyl aminopeptidase — its product is MFTEVEIKTPADIAMLRTSGALAAKVLEMIAEHVRPGVTTNQLDRICHDYIVDVLDAVPVNIGYNGYPKTICTSVNHVICHGIPSDRALKDGDIVNIDVALTKDGWHGDTSRMYFVGEPGILAKRLVTATYEAMRAGILAVRPGATLGDIGHAIQSVAHKEGFSVVREYCGHGIGRIYHEDLQILHYGQPGAGLPLQTGMVFTIEPMINAGKRHSKEMPDGWTVVTKDHSLSAQWEHMVAVTDTGFEVLTPWPDGVGEYSALAS
- a CDS encoding HD domain-containing protein — its product is MELARLEKQLGFLREIDRLKTVVRQSPLLDRSRRENSAEHSWHLAMYALLLSEYANGTVDSNRVIRMLLLHDIVEIDVGDFPIHGGSSAAVQAEQEVKAAERLFGMLPENQGDQFLALWQEFERAETEDAKFAKALDRFQPLLINIFTGGGTWTENGVSLEQVLSRYGPVIQKGAPQLWTACEQWVARHFAR
- a CDS encoding AraC family transcriptional regulator, which encodes MLNEPLYAPYKIAALVEVLAEQGISAEDCLEGSGVRPDQIYDASILTSVRQYATVCKNAIALSTDPATPFKVGGRLHLSAYGMYGYALMSCLSLRDYFKLGVKYHSLATPTLKIDWTEYPDRAVWSFPDAFISSPSRELREFIVEQQFTQHVTHLQDVAGHSCPPLKACFSYPAPAHAAIYSDYIGCPCYFDQEACELVYDSAILGQQPQLAHKLTAKLLQNMCDRLIGQSKVSVGVAGEVYQVLMSKPGVFPDMEGVADALKMTSRTLRRRLEAEGTSFVAITDDVRCSLALEYLRTTQMSTDDIAMLLGFSDGANFRRALKRWTGKAPSELRK
- a CDS encoding BKACE family enzyme, with the protein product MSKTSKKVIISCAVTGATHVPSMSAYLPITPAQIRDQAIEAAEAGAAIIHLHARDPVDGRPTPDPAVFRQFVPDIAKATDAVINITTGGSTRMTLAERLAYPRLLQPEMCSLNMGSMNFSIHPVAAKITDWRYGWEKDYVEGMEDTIFKNTFSDIKQIMLELGAQGTRFEFECYDVSHLYNLAHFVEQGLVKAPFFIQAAFGILGGIGADPENMSVMRATADRLFGRENYHFSVLGAGRHQLSLVTMAAILGGNVRVGLEDSVYIAKGVKAESNAQQVRKIRHILEELSFDIATPAEAREMLGLKGGDKISP
- a CDS encoding MFS transporter; translation: MTNNTVPGDAGLHRLATHKAFLKLIPLMCAIYFMSFLDRTNVALAKIHLAADVGISAAAYGLGSGIFFIGYALLEVPSNLAAHRFGPRRWISRIAVTWGILSTAMMFVSGEWSFYILRVLLGIAEAGLFPALMYMVTLWFAGKDRAVAIGWIYTAPALALMLGNPIGGALMQLDGMGGLHGWQWMFMIEGLPSVLLGILLYFKLPDRPGDARWLTPAEAKSLEQHAVIDAPQHANTSSGDWMAALKRPTTILIGLIYFLNQVAFVGLYFFTPAMVSQMHISSPLIVGLLSASVGMGFLIGVLVLPRIHRRVSSDAVYLGVLTMGLVLCAIAFIATASFGGKIALFVVTAFFAGGVLPSYWSIAMKRMQGVQAAAGLAFINTIGLLGGFVGPYLFGMAETATGRSNAGFNVILGAAILGLLLVPLLARSIRNESVR
- the fabG gene encoding 3-oxoacyl-ACP reductase FabG — its product is MRLRGNVAIVTGAAQGIGKATALKFAREGATVIVCDLDAEAVAAAVQACRAAGGEAEGFQLDVTSRDSLDEMVEAVKQKYGRIDTLVNNAGITRDARLQKMTARQFEEVIDVNLRAVFNASQAVVDTMIEGGGGAILNASSVVGIYGNYGQTNYAATKFGVIGFTKTWSRELGPKGIRVNAVAPGFVETAILSTVPDEVLQKMRDQVPLRRLGKPEEIADIYAFLASNEASYINGAVIEVSGGLTL